One Aliiroseovarius sediminilitoris DNA window includes the following coding sequences:
- the tviB gene encoding Vi polysaccharide biosynthesis UDP-N-acetylglucosamine C-6 dehydrogenase TviB — MKDFPDLGQIAVIGLGYVGLPLAVEFGKTRPVIGFDIDPTRIAELQSGKDRTDEVTADDLTHARHLRFTSDPDDLTAATVFIVTVPTPIDAHNRPDLTPLRRASQTVACALSQGDIVIYESTVYPGATEEVCVPILEAASGLTFNRDFFVGYSPERINPGDRAHRLPSIVKVTSGSTPEAADRIDALYAQIITAGTFKAESIRVAEAAKVIENTQRDLNIGLVNELAIIFNRLGIDTGAVLEAAGTKWNFLPFRPGLVGGHCIGVDPYYLTHKAEEMGYHPQVILSGRRINDGMGAYVAGQMIKSMMRKGINVARSRVLILGLTFKENCPDLRNTRIVDILEELRDYGVRVDIHDPLADPITARAEYGIDLTDTPQVHRYDGVMLAVPHRTYLDRPPGWINRYAKNLSVIYDIKSALPREMADLRL; from the coding sequence ATGAAGGACTTTCCAGATCTTGGGCAGATCGCAGTGATCGGGCTGGGCTATGTCGGCCTGCCGCTTGCGGTCGAGTTCGGCAAAACGCGCCCGGTCATCGGGTTCGACATCGACCCGACCCGCATCGCTGAATTGCAATCCGGCAAGGACCGCACGGATGAAGTGACAGCCGACGACCTGACCCATGCCCGCCACCTGCGCTTTACCAGCGACCCGGATGACCTGACGGCGGCGACTGTCTTCATCGTGACTGTCCCCACCCCCATCGACGCCCATAACCGCCCCGACCTGACGCCGTTGCGGCGCGCCAGCCAAACCGTGGCGTGCGCATTGTCGCAAGGCGATATCGTGATTTATGAAAGCACCGTCTATCCCGGCGCGACCGAGGAAGTCTGCGTGCCGATCCTCGAAGCGGCGTCGGGCCTGACCTTCAACCGCGATTTCTTTGTCGGCTACAGCCCCGAGCGGATCAACCCCGGCGACCGGGCCCACCGGCTGCCGTCGATTGTGAAGGTCACGTCCGGCTCGACACCCGAAGCCGCTGACCGCATCGACGCGCTGTATGCCCAGATCATCACGGCGGGCACCTTCAAGGCCGAAAGCATCCGCGTCGCCGAGGCCGCGAAGGTGATCGAAAACACCCAGCGCGATCTGAACATCGGTCTGGTGAACGAACTTGCGATCATCTTCAACAGGCTCGGCATCGACACCGGTGCCGTGCTGGAAGCGGCGGGCACCAAGTGGAACTTCCTGCCCTTTCGACCCGGTCTTGTCGGCGGACACTGCATCGGCGTCGATCCCTACTACCTGACCCATAAGGCGGAAGAGATGGGCTATCACCCGCAGGTGATCCTGTCGGGCCGCCGGATCAATGACGGCATGGGCGCATATGTCGCCGGACAAATGATAAAGTCGATGATGCGCAAGGGGATAAACGTGGCACGGTCACGGGTTCTGATCCTTGGCCTGACCTTCAAGGAAAACTGCCCCGATCTGCGCAACACGCGCATCGTCGATATTCTGGAAGAACTGCGCGATTATGGCGTTAGGGTGGACATTCACGACCCGCTGGCCGACCCCATCACTGCCCGTGCCGAATACGGGATCGACCTGACCGACACGCCGCAAGTGCATCGCTATGACGGGGTCATGCTGGCGGTGCCGCATCGCACCTATCTGGACCGTCCGCCGGGCTGGATCAACCGCTACGCCAAGAACCTCTCGGTGATCTATGACATCAAATCCGCGCTGCCGCGAGAAATGGCGGACTTGCGGCTGTGA
- a CDS encoding NAD-dependent epimerase/dehydratase family protein — translation MAQRKVLVTGSAGFIGYHLSKLLLAEGFRVHGYDGMTDYYDVTLKLRRHQMLLQDPNFTMTEGMLEDQALLDEVTDDFAPDVIVHLAAQAGVRYSLENPRAYLDSNVIGTFNVMEAARRHKVDHLLMASTSSVYGANTDMPFTETEKADTQLTIYAATKKANESMAHSYAHLWGLPTTMFRFFTVYGPWGRPDMALFKFTKGIIDGTPIDIYNNGEMFRDFTYVEDLVRGIRLLIDAVPVRPASPDDIEDGDSLSPAAPYRVVNLGNSDKVRLLDFVDAIEDAIGKKAQRNYMEMQMGDVPATWADATLLKRLTGYRPETDFRDGVNSFVAWYLDYYKA, via the coding sequence ATGGCGCAACGCAAAGTTTTGGTCACCGGGTCGGCCGGGTTCATCGGCTATCACCTGTCCAAACTGCTGCTGGCCGAGGGCTTTCGCGTGCACGGCTATGATGGGATGACGGATTACTACGATGTGACGCTGAAACTGCGCCGTCACCAGATGCTGTTGCAAGATCCGAATTTCACGATGACCGAAGGGATGCTGGAAGATCAGGCGCTGCTGGACGAGGTGACGGACGACTTCGCGCCTGACGTGATCGTCCACCTCGCCGCCCAAGCTGGTGTGCGCTACAGCCTTGAGAACCCCCGCGCCTATCTGGACAGCAACGTGATCGGCACCTTCAACGTGATGGAGGCCGCACGGCGGCACAAGGTCGACCATCTGCTGATGGCTTCGACCAGTTCGGTTTATGGCGCAAACACCGACATGCCATTCACTGAAACCGAGAAAGCCGACACCCAGCTGACCATCTATGCTGCCACCAAGAAGGCAAATGAAAGCATGGCGCACAGCTATGCACATCTGTGGGGCTTACCCACAACGATGTTCCGCTTCTTCACCGTCTATGGCCCGTGGGGACGCCCCGACATGGCGTTGTTCAAATTCACCAAAGGCATCATCGACGGCACCCCCATCGACATCTACAACAATGGCGAGATGTTCCGCGACTTCACTTATGTCGAGGATCTGGTGCGCGGCATCCGCCTGTTGATCGACGCAGTCCCTGTTCGCCCCGCCAGCCCGGATGATATCGAAGACGGCGACAGCCTGTCACCTGCCGCGCCTTATCGCGTGGTGAATCTCGGAAACTCGGACAAGGTGCGTCTTTTGGATTTTGTGGATGCCATCGAGGATGCGATCGGCAAGAAAGCCCAGCGCAATTACATGGAGATGCAGATGGGCGATGTCCCCGCCACCTGGGCGGACGCGACCCTTTTGAAACGCCTGACCGGCTATCGCCCGGAAACCGATTTCCGCGATGGGGTGAATAGCTTCGTCGCGTGGTATCTGGACTACTACAAAGCCTGA
- the ilvD gene encoding dihydroxy-acid dehydratase — MPAYRSRTSTHGRNMAGARGLWRATGMTDDDFGKPIIAIVNSFTQFVPGHVHLKDLGQMVAREVEAAGGVAKEFNTIAVDDGIAMGHDGMLYSLPSREVIADSVEYMVNAHCADAMVCISNCDKITPGMLMAAMRLNIPVIFVSGGPMEAGKIEMADLDMDKIDLVDAMVAAASEDLTDEQVQHIEENACPTCGSCSGMFTANSMNCLAEALGLALPGNGSTLATHADRKHLFLEAGRKIVEITKRHYVNEEKGLLPREIATFDAFENAMSLDIAMGGSTNTVLHLLAIAHEGEVDFTMKDMDRLSRNVPCLCKVAPNIANVHMEDVHRAGGIFSILGELHRAGLLHGDCSTVHTATMAEAIAKWDIKIANNPEAESLFKAAPGGVRTTQAFSQSNRYKELDTDREGGVIRSREHAFSEDGGLAVLFGNIALDGCIVKTAGVDASILKFTGTAHVCESQDAAVSDILTGKVKEGDVVVIRYEGPRGGPGMQEMLYPTSYLKSKGLGKACALLTDGRFSGGTSGLSIGHVSPEAAEGGAIGLVQQGDKIEIDIPNRTINLAVPDEELATRRAAQDEQGWHPAQPRKRKVSKALKAYAMLASSAAKGAVRMID, encoded by the coding sequence ATGCCTGCTTATCGTTCCAGAACTTCGACCCATGGCCGCAATATGGCCGGTGCCCGTGGCCTTTGGCGCGCGACCGGCATGACCGATGATGATTTCGGCAAGCCGATCATCGCCATTGTGAACAGCTTCACGCAGTTTGTGCCGGGTCACGTCCACCTGAAAGATTTGGGCCAGATGGTCGCGCGCGAGGTTGAAGCCGCAGGCGGTGTTGCCAAGGAATTCAACACCATCGCTGTCGATGACGGGATCGCGATGGGCCATGATGGGATGCTGTATTCGCTGCCGTCGCGCGAAGTGATCGCCGATAGCGTCGAATATATGGTTAACGCGCATTGTGCGGATGCGATGGTTTGCATTTCGAACTGCGACAAGATCACGCCCGGTATGTTGATGGCCGCCATGCGTCTGAACATCCCCGTAATTTTCGTGTCCGGCGGTCCGATGGAGGCCGGTAAGATCGAGATGGCTGACCTTGACATGGACAAGATCGACCTTGTCGATGCCATGGTTGCCGCCGCCAGCGAAGACCTGACGGATGAGCAGGTTCAGCATATCGAAGAAAACGCCTGCCCGACCTGCGGGTCGTGTTCGGGCATGTTCACCGCAAACTCGATGAACTGTTTGGCCGAGGCGCTGGGCCTTGCCCTTCCCGGCAACGGATCGACCCTTGCGACACACGCGGACCGCAAACACCTGTTTCTTGAGGCCGGACGCAAGATCGTCGAGATCACCAAGCGTCATTACGTGAACGAAGAAAAAGGCCTGCTTCCGCGCGAGATCGCCACGTTTGACGCGTTCGAAAATGCCATGTCACTGGACATCGCAATGGGTGGATCCACCAACACTGTTCTGCACCTGCTGGCCATTGCCCATGAGGGCGAGGTCGATTTCACCATGAAAGACATGGACCGGCTCAGCCGAAACGTGCCCTGCTTGTGTAAGGTCGCACCCAACATCGCCAACGTGCATATGGAGGACGTTCACCGCGCCGGTGGCATTTTCTCGATCCTGGGCGAGTTGCATCGGGCCGGGCTTCTGCATGGCGATTGTTCAACCGTGCACACAGCCACGATGGCCGAAGCGATCGCGAAATGGGACATCAAGATAGCCAACAACCCCGAGGCCGAAAGCCTGTTCAAAGCCGCCCCCGGTGGCGTGCGCACCACGCAGGCGTTCAGCCAGTCGAACCGATACAAGGAACTGGACACTGACCGCGAAGGGGGCGTGATCCGGTCCAGGGAACACGCGTTCAGCGAAGATGGCGGGTTGGCTGTTCTGTTTGGCAACATCGCGTTGGACGGGTGCATCGTGAAAACGGCGGGCGTGGATGCCTCGATCCTGAAATTCACCGGCACTGCGCATGTCTGCGAAAGCCAGGATGCGGCGGTCAGCGATATTCTGACCGGCAAGGTCAAGGAGGGCGACGTGGTCGTCATCCGCTACGAAGGTCCGCGCGGCGGGCCGGGGATGCAGGAAATGCTGTATCCGACCAGCTATCTGAAATCGAAAGGGCTGGGCAAGGCCTGTGCGCTTCTGACCGATGGGCGCTTTTCGGGGGGCACTTCAGGCTTGTCAATCGGTCACGTGTCGCCGGAAGCGGCAGAGGGTGGTGCGATCGGATTGGTGCAGCAAGGCGACAAGATCGAGATCGACATCCCCAACCGCACCATCAATCTGGCCGTGCCGGACGAGGAACTGGCCACGCGCCGCGCCGCGCAGGACGAACAAGGCTGGCATCCCGCCCAGCCCCGCAAGCGCAAAGTGTCAAAGGCGCTGAAAGCCTATGCGATGCTGGCGTCTTCTGCGGCGAAGGGCGCGGTGCGTATGATCGACTGA
- a CDS encoding ABC transporter substrate-binding protein — MCFAGIPTRLVSAVLGLALSASVAAGFEIEDRRLYEATSERARLSVVSTADLDVFDPIIRAFQASQPGVTVDYVVTGTTDLMKALYDEGAAFDLAISSAMDLQTKLANDGFALNHTPTTSTALPAWASWRDQLFAFTQEPAVVVVSDQFFPPGEALQNRDELIALLRANPERFQGKIGTYDVRRSGFGYLMATQDSRNSDAFWRLMEVMGRLDAKLYCCSGDMIRDVASGKLALAYNVLGSYAASQQKNTGGYQIIEMSDYVNIMSRTVLIPRTAKNVDDARAMLDFLLSLKSRKDLVDATGLPAIDPSALRANPSLRPIRYGPGLLVFLDSLKRQSFLRNWENSLLQN; from the coding sequence ATGTGTTTCGCTGGTATTCCCACGCGACTAGTGTCAGCAGTTCTTGGGTTGGCCCTGTCTGCCAGTGTGGCAGCGGGTTTCGAGATCGAGGATCGTCGCCTATACGAAGCGACATCCGAACGGGCAAGGCTTAGCGTCGTCTCGACCGCCGATCTTGATGTGTTCGATCCGATCATCCGCGCCTTTCAAGCCAGCCAACCGGGTGTAACTGTCGACTATGTCGTAACAGGCACAACCGACTTGATGAAGGCGTTGTATGACGAGGGGGCGGCCTTCGACCTTGCCATATCCTCGGCAATGGATTTGCAGACCAAGTTGGCAAATGACGGCTTTGCACTGAACCACACCCCAACCACCTCGACCGCCCTGCCCGCTTGGGCCAGTTGGCGTGATCAGTTGTTTGCTTTCACGCAGGAGCCAGCGGTGGTCGTGGTCTCGGATCAATTTTTCCCACCCGGCGAAGCACTGCAAAACCGGGATGAACTGATTGCCCTTCTGCGCGCCAACCCGGAACGGTTTCAGGGCAAAATCGGCACCTATGACGTGCGCCGTTCCGGCTTTGGCTATCTGATGGCGACGCAGGACAGCCGAAACTCTGATGCGTTCTGGCGGCTGATGGAGGTGATGGGGCGTCTGGATGCCAAGCTTTATTGCTGCTCGGGCGACATGATCCGTGACGTGGCATCTGGCAAGCTGGCCTTGGCCTATAACGTGCTGGGCAGCTATGCGGCAAGCCAGCAAAAGAATACAGGTGGCTATCAGATCATCGAGATGAGCGACTATGTAAATATCATGTCGCGCACCGTCCTGATCCCGCGCACAGCGAAGAACGTCGACGACGCCCGCGCGATGCTGGATTTTCTGCTGAGCCTGAAATCCCGCAAGGATTTGGTGGATGCCACCGGCTTGCCCGCCATTGATCCGTCCGCCCTGCGCGCGAACCCGTCGCTCAGACCCATTCGGTATGGACCCGGCCTATTGGTCTTTCTTGACAGTCTGAAGCGGCAGAGCTTTCTCAGAAACTGGGAAAATTCTTTGCTGCAAAATTAG
- a CDS encoding sensor histidine kinase → MKIIGSIRRRLFIQLALVAAVLSLAFFLVVRGVAERAAEGTQDDILSASATAIADSLRSEDGHVTLDLPYSALSMLGSINEDRVFYRVVSEGQTLTGYADLPQPEVPPRLSAPSVETLLYRGDEIRAVSVTRPVGTGANAAQVVVTVAQTRQGLAAISRQITATATGIGVGFFLLATALSLWAAGSALAPITRITGSVTRRGPTDLRPVQADAPDELVPLINALNSFMARLRASLSRTEDFITEAAHRVRTPLATVRAQAEITHRKLNKPEHKLAIREMIRAIDESSRSAGQMLDHAMVTFRADSLAQDALDLQGLMAETCDRLGPTADLKDIAIQRELGTEPVAFTGDGILLQAALQNILDNAIKYSPDDSNITARVILDHNITLSITDQGRGFGDTDLSGLTTRYTRGANVGDIVGSGLGLTIADEVAKAHGGRLEISPNEKGEGACVSLVFPRD, encoded by the coding sequence GTGAAGATCATCGGATCAATCCGCAGGCGGCTGTTCATTCAGCTTGCCCTTGTCGCTGCCGTCTTGTCGCTGGCCTTTTTTCTGGTCGTGCGCGGCGTGGCCGAACGGGCCGCCGAAGGCACGCAGGATGACATCCTGTCGGCGTCTGCCACAGCCATTGCCGATAGTTTGCGCAGCGAGGACGGTCACGTCACGCTTGATCTGCCGTATTCGGCCTTGTCCATGCTGGGGTCGATCAACGAAGATCGGGTGTTCTATCGTGTCGTTTCGGAAGGTCAGACACTGACCGGGTATGCCGATCTGCCGCAACCGGAAGTCCCGCCCCGCCTCAGCGCACCAAGCGTCGAGACGCTGCTCTATCGTGGCGACGAGATACGCGCTGTCTCGGTCACGCGCCCGGTTGGCACCGGGGCGAATGCGGCGCAAGTGGTGGTGACGGTGGCGCAAACCCGACAGGGGCTTGCGGCCATTTCCCGGCAAATCACCGCGACGGCGACGGGCATTGGCGTCGGTTTTTTTCTGCTGGCCACCGCGCTCAGCCTGTGGGCTGCCGGCTCGGCGCTGGCACCGATCACACGGATCACAGGATCGGTCACGCGTCGCGGACCGACCGATCTGCGCCCCGTTCAGGCCGATGCGCCTGATGAACTTGTGCCGCTGATCAATGCCCTCAATTCCTTCATGGCGCGGCTCAGGGCGTCGCTGTCGCGCACCGAAGACTTCATCACCGAGGCCGCGCATCGTGTGCGCACCCCGCTTGCAACCGTTCGCGCGCAGGCCGAGATCACTCACCGCAAGCTGAACAAACCCGAACACAAACTGGCGATCCGCGAGATGATCCGCGCCATCGACGAAAGCTCACGTTCGGCCGGGCAGATGCTGGATCATGCGATGGTCACGTTCCGGGCCGACAGCTTGGCGCAAGACGCGCTCGACTTGCAAGGGCTTATGGCTGAAACCTGCGACCGGCTTGGCCCCACCGCCGACCTGAAAGACATCGCGATCCAGCGCGAGCTTGGCACCGAGCCTGTGGCATTCACGGGCGATGGCATCCTGCTGCAAGCCGCGCTTCAAAACATTCTCGACAATGCGATCAAGTATTCGCCGGACGACAGCAACATCACTGCCCGCGTCATTCTTGATCATAATATCACCCTGTCAATCACGGATCAGGGACGAGGCTTTGGTGACACGGATCTGTCTGGCCTGACGACCCGCTATACGCGCGGCGCGAATGTCGGCGACATCGTGGGGTCTGGGCTTGGGCTTACCATCGCGGACGAGGTCGCGAAAGCGCATGGCGGACGGTTGGAAATTTCACCGAATGAAAAGGGGGAAGGCGCATGTGTTTCGCTGGTATTCCCACGCGACTAG
- a CDS encoding response regulator transcription factor, with translation MRFLLIEDNPKLAGVVVERLQLDGHAVDHAGTLSDATDLTAVADYDLILLDIMLPDGDGRDFLERQRQAERRTPVIVITARSSVSDRVGLLDLGADDYIVKPFDFSELEARVRAVLRRQGGAADNTTTFEETTLDSTKGELRFDGQTVSLRNRELRLLEVFFAAPGQVFSKTHLIDRLFSLSDEASENAIEVYVGRLRKRLEGSGAKIETVRGMGYRMVAR, from the coding sequence ATGCGGTTCCTTCTGATCGAGGACAATCCAAAGCTGGCTGGCGTCGTGGTCGAGCGATTGCAACTGGATGGTCACGCCGTGGATCACGCTGGCACTTTGTCCGATGCAACTGACCTGACCGCCGTTGCCGATTACGACTTGATTTTGTTGGATATTATGCTGCCTGACGGCGATGGCCGCGATTTTCTGGAACGCCAAAGGCAGGCCGAAAGACGCACGCCGGTGATCGTTATTACCGCTCGGTCGTCGGTATCTGATCGGGTCGGATTGCTGGACCTCGGGGCGGATGACTACATCGTCAAACCCTTCGACTTTTCCGAGTTGGAAGCCCGCGTGCGCGCCGTTCTCAGGCGTCAGGGCGGCGCGGCGGACAACACGACAACCTTTGAAGAGACAACGCTTGATTCGACCAAAGGCGAATTGCGATTTGACGGCCAGACCGTGTCGCTGCGAAACCGCGAGCTGCGTTTGCTCGAGGTGTTTTTTGCAGCCCCCGGACAGGTCTTCTCTAAAACTCACCTCATTGACCGGCTTTTTTCCTTGTCGGATGAGGCGTCCGAAAATGCAATCGAAGTCTATGTGGGCCGCTTGCGCAAGCGGCTCGAAGGATCGGGCGCAAAGATCGAAACCGTGCGCGGCATGGGCTATCGGATGGTCGCGCGGTGA
- a CDS encoding Bug family tripartite tricarboxylate transporter substrate binding protein has protein sequence MTKRLFKALATSAVLGLGATTAATAAECIAPANPGGGWDFTCRQIGKIMYDIGAVDKPIQVTNMAGAGGGLAFNHVVSERNEDADLIVAASSATSTRLAQNAYAGMTADQVRFVGAIGADPGVIVVAADSPYQTLNDLVEDVKANPGSVAFAGGSAVGGFDHLKPLMILQRAGVEDVKAVKYIGVDGGADAITQTVGGFTQAMSGDMSEIVGFLKSGDVRAIAVLTEERVPGFEDIPTAKEQGIDVVAVNWRGLYVPKGISDDDFNMWAERLQQVADSDEWKEAMAANGLAPFTKVGNDFQSYVDGVVSEIRALSKEIGVIQ, from the coding sequence ATGACAAAACGTCTTTTCAAGGCGCTGGCGACCAGTGCCGTATTGGGCCTTGGTGCCACCACCGCAGCAACCGCTGCCGAATGTATTGCACCGGCCAACCCCGGCGGTGGCTGGGACTTCACCTGCCGTCAGATCGGCAAGATCATGTATGACATTGGCGCGGTGGACAAACCAATTCAGGTCACGAACATGGCGGGCGCGGGTGGCGGTTTGGCGTTCAACCATGTTGTGTCCGAACGCAACGAAGATGCCGACCTGATCGTCGCGGCGTCGTCGGCAACCTCGACCCGTCTGGCGCAAAACGCTTATGCTGGCATGACGGCAGATCAGGTTCGCTTTGTCGGTGCCATCGGTGCCGATCCCGGCGTGATCGTTGTTGCGGCAGACAGCCCTTACCAGACGTTGAATGATCTGGTCGAGGATGTGAAAGCCAATCCGGGCAGCGTTGCTTTCGCTGGTGGGTCGGCGGTTGGTGGGTTTGACCACCTTAAGCCTCTGATGATCCTGCAACGTGCAGGTGTCGAGGATGTGAAGGCCGTGAAATACATCGGTGTTGACGGTGGTGCAGATGCGATCACCCAAACCGTTGGCGGGTTCACCCAGGCGATGTCGGGCGATATGTCCGAAATCGTCGGCTTCCTGAAATCCGGCGACGTGCGAGCCATTGCGGTTCTGACCGAAGAACGCGTGCCGGGCTTTGAAGACATTCCCACCGCGAAAGAGCAAGGCATCGACGTTGTCGCCGTCAACTGGCGTGGGCTTTATGTGCCCAAGGGTATCAGCGACGATGACTTCAACATGTGGGCTGAGCGGCTGCAACAAGTTGCAGACAGCGATGAATGGAAAGAAGCCATGGCCGCAAATGGTCTGGCGCCGTTCACCAAGGTTGGCAACGACTTCCAGTCTTACGTTGACGGTGTGGTGTCCGAAATCCGCGCTCTGTCGAAAGAGATCGGGGTGATCCAGTAA
- a CDS encoding tripartite tricarboxylate transporter TctB family protein, giving the protein MASDRIFGAVVTLVALAYVASAAQIQTSFMADPVGPKTFPILIGSVAALCGIIVAVKPDPDPEWPVLATFGSLALAVVVLVGYAYALKPLGFLIPTAITATILSYQIEPRAWRAVLAGIGLSVGLFLIFKFALGLGLVPFPKSLTG; this is encoded by the coding sequence ATGGCCTCTGACCGTATCTTCGGAGCGGTCGTGACCCTGGTGGCGCTGGCATATGTTGCCAGCGCCGCACAGATCCAGACCAGTTTCATGGCGGATCCTGTCGGGCCAAAGACCTTTCCCATCCTGATCGGAAGCGTTGCGGCTCTGTGCGGGATTATCGTCGCTGTGAAGCCTGACCCGGATCCTGAATGGCCAGTGCTGGCCACGTTTGGCTCTCTCGCGCTCGCTGTTGTTGTGTTGGTGGGCTATGCCTATGCGCTGAAACCACTTGGGTTTCTGATCCCGACGGCGATCACGGCCACCATTCTGAGCTATCAAATCGAGCCGCGCGCCTGGCGCGCCGTGCTGGCCGGGATCGGCCTGTCCGTTGGCTTGTTCCTGATCTTCAAATTCGCGCTGGGCCTTGGGCTTGTGCCCTTTCCCAAATCGCTGACCGGCTGA
- a CDS encoding tripartite tricarboxylate transporter permease, giving the protein MELLSNLAIGFEIALSPYTLMLAVIGCFIGTIIGALPGLGPSNGVAILIPLTFTMGLDATSALVLMTSVYYGAMYGGRISSILLNIPGDEPALMTTLDGYPMAKAGRAGDALVLSGVASFVGAFLATIGLMLLAPLLARVAFLFGPAEYFALYLLAFATLGGMASNNQAKAAIASCIGLGIAMIGVDNNSGLPRLTGGNMHLFDGIDFLVAIVGLFAIAEVFFFIESHGKNTSIGVKLEKVTIPFKDIMESGWTMLRASVVGFVAGVLPGAGASLGSFLAYMSEKSIAGEKGGFGTGVPKGVAAPEAGNNAAAGGALVPMLTLGVPGSGTTAVLLALLMTLNITPGPMLFTERPEVVWGLIASLLIANFVLLLMNVPMVKIFVKILSVPPWVLLPGVTMISFVGIYSLSGSYFDLLLMVAFGVLGYVLRKLDVPTVPVILGILLGGHMEDALRRAMVLSSGDWTFLFSSGISITLWIIAVVGFVAPMFLRNVLKKPQRITD; this is encoded by the coding sequence ATGGAATTACTCTCGAACCTCGCGATCGGATTCGAAATCGCGCTGTCTCCTTATACGCTGATGCTGGCCGTGATTGGCTGTTTCATCGGCACAATCATCGGCGCGCTGCCGGGCCTTGGCCCGTCCAACGGTGTGGCGATCCTGATCCCGCTGACCTTTACGATGGGGCTGGATGCCACATCGGCGCTGGTCCTTATGACGTCCGTTTACTACGGCGCGATGTATGGCGGGCGGATCAGCTCGATCCTTCTGAACATTCCGGGTGACGAACCGGCGCTGATGACCACGCTCGATGGTTATCCCATGGCGAAGGCGGGTCGTGCGGGTGACGCGCTGGTTCTGTCCGGTGTTGCGTCGTTTGTCGGCGCGTTTCTGGCGACCATCGGCCTTATGCTTCTGGCACCGCTTCTGGCGCGTGTGGCTTTCCTGTTTGGTCCAGCCGAGTATTTCGCGCTTTACCTGCTGGCCTTTGCCACGCTGGGCGGCATGGCATCAAACAACCAAGCCAAGGCGGCGATTGCGTCCTGTATCGGCTTGGGCATCGCGATGATCGGGGTGGACAATAACTCGGGCCTGCCGCGCTTGACCGGCGGCAATATGCACCTGTTCGACGGCATCGACTTCCTTGTCGCCATCGTTGGCCTGTTCGCCATCGCCGAAGTCTTCTTCTTCATCGAAAGCCACGGCAAGAACACCTCTATCGGGGTGAAGCTTGAAAAGGTGACGATTCCGTTCAAAGACATCATGGAGTCTGGTTGGACCATGCTACGCGCATCGGTCGTTGGATTTGTCGCGGGTGTGCTTCCGGGGGCTGGGGCCTCGCTGGGCAGTTTCCTGGCCTATATGAGTGAAAAATCCATCGCGGGTGAAAAAGGCGGCTTTGGCACAGGTGTGCCGAAAGGTGTCGCCGCGCCTGAGGCGGGCAACAACGCGGCGGCTGGTGGCGCTTTGGTGCCGATGCTGACGCTGGGTGTGCCCGGATCTGGCACCACGGCCGTTTTGCTGGCGCTTCTGATGACACTGAACATCACCCCCGGCCCGATGTTGTTCACCGAACGGCCCGAGGTCGTTTGGGGCCTGATCGCATCGCTTCTGATTGCCAACTTCGTGCTGCTTCTGATGAACGTGCCGATGGTGAAGATCTTCGTGAAAATCCTGTCCGTGCCGCCATGGGTCTTGTTGCCGGGTGTGACGATGATCAGCTTCGTGGGCATCTATTCCCTGTCCGGCAGTTATTTCGACCTGCTTCTGATGGTGGCGTTTGGGGTGCTGGGCTATGTGCTGCGCAAGCTTGATGTCCCGACCGTTCCGGTCATTCTTGGCATCCTGCTGGGCGGTCATATGGAGGACGCGCTGCGACGCGCCATGGTATTGTCGAGCGGCGACTGGACCTTCCTGTTCTCGTCCGGCATTTCAATCACGCTGTGGATCATTGCCGTTGTGGGTTTTGTGGCCCCGATGTTCCTGCGCAATGTTCTCAAGAAACCGCAAAGGATTACCGACTGA